In Paramormyrops kingsleyae isolate MSU_618 chromosome 13, PKINGS_0.4, whole genome shotgun sequence, a single window of DNA contains:
- the ndufs3 gene encoding NADH dehydrogenase [ubiquinone] iron-sulfur protein 3, mitochondrial: MASSLLRFFRGGFNTSSNIVNRRLAIGLARSETTAAETRPTVRPKDAVTHKQLSAFGEYIAEILPKYVQQVQVTCFNELEVMIHPDGVIPVLTFLRDHTNAQFKNMADLTAVDVPTRQNRFEIVYNLLSLRYNSRIRVKTYTDELTPVDSSVSVHQAANWYEREVWDMYGVFFANHPDLRRILTDYGFEGHPFRKDFPLSGYVEVRYDDEVKRVVAEPVELSQEFRKFDLNSPWEVFPAYRQDVDTGKLEAGDNKPESK, encoded by the exons TCGAAGATTGGCGATCGGGCTTGCGAGGTCTGAGACCACAGCAGCGGAGACGAGAC CCACCGTAAGGCCCAAGGATGCTGTCACCCACAAGCAGCTCTCAGCTTTTGGGGAATATATTGCGGAAATTCTACCCAAATATGTGCAACAAGTCCAG GTGACGTGTTTCAATGAGCTGGAGGTGATGATTCACCCAGATGGTGTCATCCCAGTGCTGACCTTCTTGCGGGACCACACCAACGCCCAGTTCAAGAACATGGCAGACCTTACTGCTGTTGATGTGCCAACTCGCCAGAATCGCTTTGAG ATTGTGTACAACCTCCTATCGCTGCGCTACAACTCCCGCATCCGTGTGAAGACCTACACAGATGAGCTGACTCCTGTGGACTCATCTGTCTCCGTTCACCAGGCTGCCAACTGGTATGAGCGTGAG GTGTGGGACATGTACGGGGTTTTCTTTGCAAACCATCCAGACTTGAGAAGGATCCTCACTGATTACGGGTTTGAAGGGCATCCCTTCAGAAAGGATTTCCCCCTGTCAGGATACGTGGAA GTGCGGTACGATGATGAGGTGAAACGTgtcgtggcagagcctgtggaGCTGTCCCAGGAGTTCCGGAAGTTCGACCTGAACAGTCCCTGGGAGGTGTTCCCAGCTTATCGCCAGGACGTGGACACTGGCAAGCTGGAGGCTGGAGATAACAAACCGGAAAGCAAATGA